The genomic window tgtgtgtgtgtgtgtgtgtgtgtgtgtgtgtgtgtgtgtgtgtgtgtgtgtgtgtgtgtacacctcgTGAGGAACCTCCTGCAGGCGATCCAGCGCTCTGATGTGCTCCAGTGTGTCTATTGAGGGTGACAGTCCTCCATGGAGGCAGAAAATCTGCAAGAAGACGAACATCCCACTACATCAACCTCATCTCCAAGATACAACACTACACATGAGACCGCACATATAGGAACATGATATGAACTAAATAATTGTATACATATATTAAAattgtatatatacacatattattatatttatatatacatttttatatatacatgcaagtataaaaataaaaatgatatTGCGAGACCCAGAATCTTGAAAAGCTAATAGACACATCAGACATTTCTAGCCCCGTCACTCAGCCTCTGAATGATGAGCTGGTGCTTCACCTGGTTGTCTACCAGTGCGGTCAGGGGCAGGTAGTCGAACAGGTCGGTGAAGTACTTCCACACGTTAGCGTTGCCGTACTTCCTGAGACACTCGTCGTAGAAGCCGTACACCTGCGTGATCTGACGAGACTCGTGGTTCCCTCGCAGGATCGTGATTCGCTCACGGTACCGTACCTGGAAAAACAAGAGGAATCACTTCCTGTATGTGCGCAGAAATAACACAAATAACCTTACCAGCATTGCGATGGATATAAAGTGTAGGTGTGTAATTGACCACACCAACCCTATTCATTCCTGCTGTTTGTCTCTCAgactattacatttagtcatttagcagacgctcttatccagagcgacttacagtaagtacagggacattctccccgaggcaagtagggtgaacttccttgcccaaggacacaacataatttttcatggccacctgactccctattaccTCCAGAGAGACCAAAGTGTGACCGTCTCCACAGAGTTGTAGCCCCTGTCCACTCaccttcagagagaccaggagtgtGACCGTCTCCACAGAGTAGTACCCCCGGTCCACGTAGTCCCCCATGAAGAGGTAGTTGGTGTCAGGGGACTTGCCCCCGATCCGGAACAGCTCCATCAGGTCGTGGAACTGGCCGTGGACGTCCCCGCACACCGTGACCGGACATCTGACCTCCTGCACGTTGGACTCCTTCGTTAGGATTTCCTTGGCCTGAAAACCAAATCAAATCGTATTTGTACAGCCCcgttttacaagcaatgtcactgaggggcttcacatacgcccattgaACTGCGCCCAAACCAGCCTACACTCTCGAGAAACACCAGGAAAAAACTCCCAGAATTAtttttgaagaaaccttgggaggagaaaTTGAGTGatggatcccctcctccagagacggtcggtgacacagagaggtgcagaccataggctaaacatagtcatgcgtcAGAAAGGAATTTGGATATACAGTATTTTAGGCTGCTGCTGTTTAGTTGGGGGGTGGACAGTTCAACAGAGCAGGTGGTCACCATGGTTATAGAAATGGTAACAGAAAACGAGAAGTTCATGATCAGAGTTTTAGAATTAGGTGGAGTCTGATTTGAATCTTGGCATGTGCGCCCGAAGACATCTAATTAACACTGGTTTAGTATATATCAAACACCAATAACACATATAAACTAACGCCAAGTAGGCCAACCCAAGGCGTGGTCATCATGGCAGGTgcgtggagtgtgtggtgggcGAGGTGACATTGTCACTAATCTAGCAATAAAGCATTCCTTATGCAACACCAACCGCTCATCAGTTTGGAACATTATAGAAAAGTAACCATGCGTCCTTACCTCAAAAAGTACAGAAAAGCTTTTCTTGTCGAACTAATTGCTATGCTCCACAACCGCCATCTTCCCAACGCAGAAAACAGTCTGGCTCAATAACAAGCAATACTGTGAAATTGTTTTGTTAACTATCAGTGCTGATTATTAGGATAAATAAAAGTGACGATGGGATACTGCAGAATGAACTATCTAGGCACATCTTCACAACATTTAAACCAGGTCTAATGGAGCGCGTGTTGCCAATGCCATGCAAAAGCCGGTGTTTCATCATCACAATATTACTAGCTACTTCATAACGACCTGCCAAGATGGCTAGCTTAGCGAGGTTTGCGTGAGTTCATTCCTATTATTAGCTAAATATATTACTAAGAAGTAATTGTACAGGGTACCTTTTCGCAGAGCACTTTGACTTGGTTTTCCGAAAGCTGCTTGCACTCGTTGAGTTGCTCGATCCACCCATCCAACTCCTTGGTGAATGACTTGTCGTCCATTGCTTGTCAAGCTTCAGCTAGCAGCGTGCTAGCTATGTTCCCAATGAAAACAACTAGGAGCTAAGCTAGGCGCTAGCTGGCTACAGCGTTTTCGTCATTCGCACTGTATCTAGCGCTTGAGAATGAATGCGTCACTCGTGATAGTGACTCTTTCAACGATATTTGTTCAAGCTCCCAACACTATCGGCACATGTACATATTAATACAGCATGTACTATGGTTTTGCGAAATGTGTAAATTGACAGCTGTACAGAAGAGAAGAAATTCACACGCAGAAAACTACCAAGCTGAGAAATAATGTGGACCCAGCCCTGCTTCTTTCACCGAGCAACAAACTGCGTTATATGTAACGTCATCTTCTCAGTAACTGTGGGACTGCCCATCTTGGCCAATCACAGACTCTGCTGCCATCTGCTGGACACAGTGAAAACAAACATCCCTGAAACAGCACTCATAAAGGGGGTGTTAGACTCACAGCTAGAGGGATACTTTACAAGCAGCCTGGCAACCCTGTTCACCTTACTAGACGACTGTAGGAGAAAATGGCAGCGCTAAGGGCAGGACAGACAGTAAGTCATTCTATGATATTGTTCATTTGTTCATCTTTGGGCCATGCATCTGTATGTCTATTAGTGGATAAGCTTCCTTAACCTTAAACCACAATTTATCCGTCTTTTTGTATTTGCTTCGATTGCTGCTCAATGCACGAGGGGCTTCCATATTGCtggcattagctagctagctgtctacCTAGCTACGTGTTATACAACACTTACTTGAAATTGAAAGAGCGGATTCACAAATGCGTAACATTGAACTGGTTTGCTCCCTTTTCCCCAGGTCCGTCAGTTCAGCACGTCAGTGTCCAGGTCCAGGCTGATAAAGGTGAGATGCCGTCTGAGCTCACTTGAGTAGCTACTGATTAGCAAAAGTCAGCAGGCCCAATGACCTACAGGCCCCGCTGTGAATGTACTTAACCGTAATATTTCAATGAAAAACTGAACCCATGTAAACAATAATGGATACATTCAGTGGAGACAGTCAATGTACGTACAATGCAATCCCGTTGTGTTCAATGTCATTGGAGGGGGTAGGTCAATATACGCTTTTCACACCGTGTCTGTTCATCTCCAGCCCCCCATTCAGCTGTATGGAGTGGAAGGCCGCTACGCCACTGCTCTGTACTCTGCTGCCAGCAAGCAGGGCAACCTGGAAACGGTCGAGAAGGAGCTGGTCactgtgtctgtgagtctgcCTGTCTTGACCACCATGCATGTGCAGAGAACCTTTAGCCAGGGGGGTCATTAGTGGGTCGACAAGTCTTTGAACGTCAAGGTTATTTTCCTTTCTAGGCTACGTCCATTGATGCCGTAACAGACAACCGAATATGAATTTCAAGCCTGACAAGGGAAAAGGCTTTAATCTGTTCAGATTCAATTGTATTAGTCTGAACTCACGTCACTGACAAACCAACTGAATGTCTCCTGTTGTTGACCAGAGTCTAATCAAGGATCCCAAGCTGTCCAGCATTGTGATGAACCCCCACGTGAAGCGCCAAGTCAAGAACAAGACCTTCACTGATGCCCTGACCAAGGCCGGACTTTCCCCCATCATATTCAATTTCATCAGTGAGTCCCCTGCCAGGGCAGGGCATGGCTCCTGCAGCAAAACCCTAACCGTTGTTATTTTCAGACCCCACAGGCCATTAAACACTATTTTTATGTTGAGAAATATTGATGGACAATAGTTGATTTACATTGCTGGAATTAGTTGCTCGTTTTAACCTCCCTAGTCTTTAAACCTGTTTTGTTTTGTCAGATATCACATACTGGATACAGTTAAAGGGTTTAGATGCCCTGTTAGTAACTGTGAATGTCATGTTGTTAACCAGACCTGTTGGGTGCCCTGACGACACGCCTGTTTCTGTTTGGTAGATGTTCTAGCTGACAACAGGCGCCTCACGCTGACCGGTGATGTCATCACCGCCTTCGGAAAGATGATGAGTGCTCACCGCGGGGAGGTCATCTGCACTGTCACCACAGCCCAGGTcagacgcacacactctctctctcacacacacacacaacaccacacctaCCTGTCTGTATTCTCACTCAGAGACAGTCTTCTTTCATCTTGGTGGAACCTTTCTGTTTCTCGTGGTTCCAAGATGTGGCTTTGGAATTGCTTTGTGTTCTACAagttgtgtcttgtgtgtgtgtgatacagccTCTGGACGCAGCGAGCCTGTCAGATCTTGAGATGGCCCTGAAAGGCTTCCTTCAGAAGGGAGAGATACTCGTGCTGCAGACCAAGGTAGGGCCCTGGGGTTCAACAGTGCTTCCTCATTCTCCAGTCTGCTGTGACAGAGACATTG from Osmerus mordax isolate fOsmMor3 chromosome 12, fOsmMor3.pri, whole genome shotgun sequence includes these protein-coding regions:
- the atp5po gene encoding ATP synthase subunit O, mitochondrial, giving the protein MAALRAGQTVRQFSTSVSRSRLIKPPIQLYGVEGRYATALYSAASKQGNLETVEKELVTVSSLIKDPKLSSIVMNPHVKRQVKNKTFTDALTKAGLSPIIFNFINVLADNRRLTLTGDVITAFGKMMSAHRGEVICTVTTAQPLDAASLSDLEMALKGFLQKGEILVLQTKTDGSILGGMIVSIGDKYVDMSTKTKIQKLTKIIKDS
- the LOC136954019 gene encoding serine/threonine-protein phosphatase 2A catalytic subunit alpha isoform-like; this translates as MDDKSFTKELDGWIEQLNECKQLSENQVKVLCEKAKEILTKESNVQEVRCPVTVCGDVHGQFHDLMELFRIGGKSPDTNYLFMGDYVDRGYYSVETVTLLVSLKVRYRERITILRGNHESRQITQVYGFYDECLRKYGNANVWKYFTDLFDYLPLTALVDNQIFCLHGGLSPSIDTLEHIRALDRLQEVPHEGPMCDLLWSDPDDRGGWGISPRGAGYTFGQDISETFNHANGLTLVSRAHQLVMEGYNWCHDRNVVTIFSAPNYCYRCGNQAAIMELDDTLKYSFLQFDPAPRRGEPHVTRRTPDYFL